A genomic window from Daphnia magna isolate NIES linkage group LG9, ASM2063170v1.1, whole genome shotgun sequence includes:
- the LOC116930635 gene encoding battenin isoform X2 produces the protein MSDSHADEIDHIVPYEDETEIRGQKEKPRNLIAYWLLGLCNNYAYVIMLSAAHDILSEDFQGNSTKPTPSPIVNNNSRDCNPVSTGAILLADVLPSLAMKLTMPFLLTHVRLRVLIVIALSSASFLLVSFSTTQWQAFLGVVFAAISGGLGEVTFLQYSSKYDKNVVSTWSSGTGGSGLFGALSFAALTTAGLSARKTVLLMLVVPALMAITFFFVLDHAKPRIKARDNSDTEPLMEESQSGVKEHTPAISMRSKCRMLPRMARFIIPLGLVYLFEYFINQGVFELIYFKDIWLDHHSQYRWLQVDYQLGVFLSRSSVNLFRINAIWLLALLQFVNVILLTTEAVFLYIPSIWIVFTIVFWEGLLAGAAYVNTFYRVAHETIPQEKAFAMGITSLAGSVGVSTAGALAVPFHQYLCSLPLINRISK, from the exons ATGAGTGATTCACATGCTGACGAAATCGACCACATAGTGCCTTACGAAG ATGAAACAGAAATAAGgggtcaaaaagaaaaaccccgTAATCTGATTGCCTACTGGCTTTTGGGCCTTTGCAACAATTATGCATATGTCATTATGCTGAGTGCTGCCCATGATATTCTTAGTGAAGACTTTCAAGGAAAT AGTACAAAGCCTACACCAAGTCCGATagtaaataataattctagagACTGCAACCCAGTTTCAACTGGGGCCATTTTACTTGCAGATGTCCTACCAAGTCTAGCTATGAAGCTTACAATGCCTTTTCTCCTGACGCATGTCAG GTTGAGGGTTCTAATTGTGATAGCATTGAGCAGTGCAAGTTTTCTGCTGGTTTCATTCAGCACTACTCAGTGGCAAGCGTTTTTGGGTGTTGTGTTTGCTGCAATTAGTGGTGGACTTGGGGAGGTTACCTTTCTCCAATATTCATCGAAATATGACAA GAATGTAGTCTCCACCTGGTCATCCGGTACAGGCGGATCAGGACTTTTCGGGGCATTATCATTTGCTGCTTTAACTACCGCCGGCCTTAGTGCACGAAAAACAGTTTTATTGATGCTAGTAGTACCTGCATTAATGGCGATCACTTTTTTCTTCGTACTTGACCATGCAAAACCGCGCATAAAAGCACGTGACAATAG TGATACTGAACCTTTGATGGAAGAGAGTCAATCCGGTGTCAAGGAGCATACTCCGGCGATCAGTATGCGATCCAAATGTCGAATGCTTCCGCGAATGGCTCGCTTTATTATTCCTTTGGGATTGGTTTATCTGTTTGAATATTTTATCAACCAAGGAGTG TTTGAGTTGATATATTTCAAAGACATATGGCTGGACCACCATAGCCAATATAGATGGCTACAAGTGGATTATCAGCTTGGAGTTTTTCTGTCTCGCTCGTCCGTCAATTTGTTTCGAATAAATGCCATATGGCTTTTAGCTTTGTTACAA TTTGTAAATGTGATCCTCCTGACCACGGAAGCAGTTTTCTTATACATTCCTTCCATATGGATTGTCTTTACAATAGTGTTTTG GGAAGGACTCTTGGCCGGCGCCGCCTATGTAAATACGTTTTATCGAGTTGCCCATGAG ACCATTCCTCAAGAAAAGGCATTTGCGATGGGAATCACCTCGCTCGCTGGCAGCGTTGGAGTCTCAACCGCCGGAGCCTTGGCTGTTCCCTTCCATCAATATCTGTGCTCGCTGCCGCTAATCAATCGCATTAGTAAATG A
- the LOC116930635 gene encoding battenin isoform X3 — translation MSDSHADEIDHIVPYEDETEIRGQKEKPRNLIAYWLLGLCNNYAYVIMLSAAHDILSEDFQGNSTKPTPSPIVNNNSRDCNPVSTGAILLADVLPSLAMKLTMPFLLTHVRLRVLIVIALSSASFLLVSFSTTQWQAFLGVVFAAISGGLGEVTFLQYSSKYDKNVVSTWSSGTGGSGLFGALSFAALTTAGLSARKTVLLMLVVPALMAITFFFVLDHAKPRIKARDNSDTEPLMEESQSGVKEHTPAISMRSKCRMLPRMARFIIPLGLVYLFEYFINQGFELIYFKDIWLDHHSQYRWLQVDYQLGVFLSRSSVNLFRINAIWLLALLQFVNVILLTTEAVFLYIPSIWIVFTIVFWEGLLAGAAYVNTFYRVAHETIPQEKAFAMGITSLAGSVGVSTAGALAVPFHQYLCSLPLINRISKW, via the exons ATGAGTGATTCACATGCTGACGAAATCGACCACATAGTGCCTTACGAAG ATGAAACAGAAATAAGgggtcaaaaagaaaaaccccgTAATCTGATTGCCTACTGGCTTTTGGGCCTTTGCAACAATTATGCATATGTCATTATGCTGAGTGCTGCCCATGATATTCTTAGTGAAGACTTTCAAGGAAAT AGTACAAAGCCTACACCAAGTCCGATagtaaataataattctagagACTGCAACCCAGTTTCAACTGGGGCCATTTTACTTGCAGATGTCCTACCAAGTCTAGCTATGAAGCTTACAATGCCTTTTCTCCTGACGCATGTCAG GTTGAGGGTTCTAATTGTGATAGCATTGAGCAGTGCAAGTTTTCTGCTGGTTTCATTCAGCACTACTCAGTGGCAAGCGTTTTTGGGTGTTGTGTTTGCTGCAATTAGTGGTGGACTTGGGGAGGTTACCTTTCTCCAATATTCATCGAAATATGACAA GAATGTAGTCTCCACCTGGTCATCCGGTACAGGCGGATCAGGACTTTTCGGGGCATTATCATTTGCTGCTTTAACTACCGCCGGCCTTAGTGCACGAAAAACAGTTTTATTGATGCTAGTAGTACCTGCATTAATGGCGATCACTTTTTTCTTCGTACTTGACCATGCAAAACCGCGCATAAAAGCACGTGACAATAG TGATACTGAACCTTTGATGGAAGAGAGTCAATCCGGTGTCAAGGAGCATACTCCGGCGATCAGTATGCGATCCAAATGTCGAATGCTTCCGCGAATGGCTCGCTTTATTATTCCTTTGGGATTGGTTTATCTGTTTGAATATTTTATCAACCAAGGA TTTGAGTTGATATATTTCAAAGACATATGGCTGGACCACCATAGCCAATATAGATGGCTACAAGTGGATTATCAGCTTGGAGTTTTTCTGTCTCGCTCGTCCGTCAATTTGTTTCGAATAAATGCCATATGGCTTTTAGCTTTGTTACAA TTTGTAAATGTGATCCTCCTGACCACGGAAGCAGTTTTCTTATACATTCCTTCCATATGGATTGTCTTTACAATAGTGTTTTG GGAAGGACTCTTGGCCGGCGCCGCCTATGTAAATACGTTTTATCGAGTTGCCCATGAG ACCATTCCTCAAGAAAAGGCATTTGCGATGGGAATCACCTCGCTCGCTGGCAGCGTTGGAGTCTCAACCGCCGGAGCCTTGGCTGTTCCCTTCCATCAATATCTGTGCTCGCTGCCGCTAATCAATCGCATTAGTAAATGGTGA
- the LOC116930635 gene encoding battenin isoform X1, translating into MSDSHADEIDHIVPYEDETEIRGQKEKPRNLIAYWLLGLCNNYAYVIMLSAAHDILSEDFQGNSTKPTPSPIVNNNSRDCNPVSTGAILLADVLPSLAMKLTMPFLLTHVRLRVLIVIALSSASFLLVSFSTTQWQAFLGVVFAAISGGLGEVTFLQYSSKYDKNVVSTWSSGTGGSGLFGALSFAALTTAGLSARKTVLLMLVVPALMAITFFFVLDHAKPRIKARDNSDTEPLMEESQSGVKEHTPAISMRSKCRMLPRMARFIIPLGLVYLFEYFINQGVFELIYFKDIWLDHHSQYRWLQVDYQLGVFLSRSSVNLFRINAIWLLALLQFVNVILLTTEAVFLYIPSIWIVFTIVFWEGLLAGAAYVNTFYRVAHETIPQEKAFAMGITSLAGSVGVSTAGALAVPFHQYLCSLPLINRISKW; encoded by the exons ATGAGTGATTCACATGCTGACGAAATCGACCACATAGTGCCTTACGAAG ATGAAACAGAAATAAGgggtcaaaaagaaaaaccccgTAATCTGATTGCCTACTGGCTTTTGGGCCTTTGCAACAATTATGCATATGTCATTATGCTGAGTGCTGCCCATGATATTCTTAGTGAAGACTTTCAAGGAAAT AGTACAAAGCCTACACCAAGTCCGATagtaaataataattctagagACTGCAACCCAGTTTCAACTGGGGCCATTTTACTTGCAGATGTCCTACCAAGTCTAGCTATGAAGCTTACAATGCCTTTTCTCCTGACGCATGTCAG GTTGAGGGTTCTAATTGTGATAGCATTGAGCAGTGCAAGTTTTCTGCTGGTTTCATTCAGCACTACTCAGTGGCAAGCGTTTTTGGGTGTTGTGTTTGCTGCAATTAGTGGTGGACTTGGGGAGGTTACCTTTCTCCAATATTCATCGAAATATGACAA GAATGTAGTCTCCACCTGGTCATCCGGTACAGGCGGATCAGGACTTTTCGGGGCATTATCATTTGCTGCTTTAACTACCGCCGGCCTTAGTGCACGAAAAACAGTTTTATTGATGCTAGTAGTACCTGCATTAATGGCGATCACTTTTTTCTTCGTACTTGACCATGCAAAACCGCGCATAAAAGCACGTGACAATAG TGATACTGAACCTTTGATGGAAGAGAGTCAATCCGGTGTCAAGGAGCATACTCCGGCGATCAGTATGCGATCCAAATGTCGAATGCTTCCGCGAATGGCTCGCTTTATTATTCCTTTGGGATTGGTTTATCTGTTTGAATATTTTATCAACCAAGGAGTG TTTGAGTTGATATATTTCAAAGACATATGGCTGGACCACCATAGCCAATATAGATGGCTACAAGTGGATTATCAGCTTGGAGTTTTTCTGTCTCGCTCGTCCGTCAATTTGTTTCGAATAAATGCCATATGGCTTTTAGCTTTGTTACAA TTTGTAAATGTGATCCTCCTGACCACGGAAGCAGTTTTCTTATACATTCCTTCCATATGGATTGTCTTTACAATAGTGTTTTG GGAAGGACTCTTGGCCGGCGCCGCCTATGTAAATACGTTTTATCGAGTTGCCCATGAG ACCATTCCTCAAGAAAAGGCATTTGCGATGGGAATCACCTCGCTCGCTGGCAGCGTTGGAGTCTCAACCGCCGGAGCCTTGGCTGTTCCCTTCCATCAATATCTGTGCTCGCTGCCGCTAATCAATCGCATTAGTAAATGGTGA